In Paenibacillus antri, a single window of DNA contains:
- the rpmB gene encoding 50S ribosomal protein L28, translating into MSRVCYITGKKPGSGNHVSHANNRNRRSWGVNVQKVRILVNGKPKRVYVSTRALKSGLITRV; encoded by the coding sequence ATGTCCAGAGTATGCTATATTACCGGCAAGAAGCCGGGGTCCGGCAACCACGTATCGCACGCGAACAACCGCAACCGCCGTTCGTGGGGCGTGAACGTCCAGAAGGTACGGATTCTTGTGAACGGGAAGCCGAAGCGCGTGTACGTGAGCACTCGTGCGCTGAAATCGGGGTTAATCACCCGCGTATAA
- the spoVM gene encoding stage V sporulation protein SpoVM — protein MKFYTIKLPKFLGGFVKTLLNAFNKN, from the coding sequence ATGAAGTTTTATACAATCAAACTACCTAAATTCTTAGGCGGATTCGTGAAAACTTTGTTAAACGCTTTTAACAAAAACTGA
- the rpe gene encoding ribulose-phosphate 3-epimerase has translation MAIIAPSLLAANFATLAEEVRDIEQGGADWLHLDVMDGKFVPNITFGPLVVEALRPRTSLFMDVHLMIEKPEAYVDAFVDAGADGVTVHVEACAHLHRTIQTIKARGVKAGVALNPATPAEWVRPVLADIDLVLVMTVNPGFGGQAFIPSTLKKIAALREWIREDGLDGRVAIQVDGGIAQGTARLVTEAGASVLVAGSSVFGVRDRAKAMAELRADAAL, from the coding sequence ATGGCGATCATCGCTCCATCGCTGCTCGCCGCCAACTTCGCGACGCTCGCGGAGGAAGTGCGGGATATCGAGCAAGGCGGCGCGGATTGGCTGCATCTGGACGTAATGGACGGCAAATTCGTGCCGAACATTACGTTCGGCCCGCTCGTGGTCGAAGCGCTTCGGCCGCGCACGTCGCTGTTCATGGACGTGCATCTGATGATCGAGAAGCCCGAAGCGTACGTCGACGCGTTCGTGGACGCGGGCGCGGACGGCGTGACCGTGCATGTCGAGGCATGCGCGCATCTGCATCGGACGATTCAAACGATCAAGGCGCGCGGCGTGAAGGCCGGCGTCGCATTGAACCCGGCGACGCCCGCGGAATGGGTGCGGCCGGTATTGGCGGACATCGATCTCGTGCTCGTCATGACGGTGAATCCCGGCTTCGGCGGTCAGGCGTTCATCCCTTCGACGCTGAAGAAGATCGCGGCGCTCCGCGAATGGATCCGCGAGGACGGCTTGGACGGCCGCGTAGCCATTCAAGTAGACGGCGGCATCGCGCAAGGCACGGCGCGCCTCGTCACGGAGGCGGGAGCCTCGGTGCTCGTCGCGGGAAGCTCCGTCTTCGGCGTGCGCGATCGCGCGAAGGCGATGGCCGAGCTGCGCGCCGACGCGGCCCTCTGA
- the rsgA gene encoding ribosome small subunit-dependent GTPase A yields MQDGLIVKALSGFYYVQPDDGGDVVACRARGLFKKQGVSPLVGDRVRFEAKVDGSGEGTVVELAPRSTELVRPPIANVDTALIVFAVTRPDINRSLLDKFLALSELAGLRSILCFTKADLLEKPEAADLKAEIAELRATYERIGYPVYLTSSRGGEGIAGLLGELEGRITVIAGQSGVGKSSLLNRLAPGLLLATNEISEKLGRGKHTTRHVELFRVGARGMLADTPGFSTLEFPEMEPEALTEAFPEFAELSNGCKFRGCLHLKEPGCRVLEAVASGEADKRRYEHYAAFAVEIRDRKRRY; encoded by the coding sequence ATGCAGGATGGCTTGATTGTGAAGGCGCTCAGCGGATTTTATTACGTGCAGCCGGACGACGGCGGCGACGTCGTCGCCTGCCGGGCGCGGGGGTTGTTTAAGAAGCAGGGGGTGTCGCCGCTCGTCGGCGACCGCGTCCGCTTCGAGGCGAAGGTCGACGGCTCCGGCGAAGGCACGGTCGTCGAGCTTGCGCCTCGGTCGACGGAGCTCGTGCGCCCGCCGATCGCCAACGTGGACACGGCGCTGATCGTCTTCGCGGTGACGCGGCCGGACATCAACCGGTCGCTGCTCGACAAATTTTTAGCGTTGTCCGAGCTGGCCGGCTTGCGTTCGATCCTCTGTTTCACGAAGGCGGATTTATTGGAGAAGCCGGAGGCGGCCGATCTCAAGGCGGAGATCGCCGAGCTGCGGGCGACGTACGAGCGCATCGGCTATCCCGTCTATTTGACGAGCTCTCGCGGAGGCGAGGGGATCGCGGGCCTGCTCGGCGAGCTGGAAGGCCGCATCACGGTCATCGCGGGTCAGTCCGGCGTCGGCAAGTCTTCGCTGCTCAATCGGCTCGCGCCGGGGCTGCTGCTCGCGACGAACGAGATCAGCGAGAAGCTGGGACGAGGCAAGCATACGACCCGCCACGTGGAGCTGTTCCGCGTCGGAGCGCGCGGCATGCTCGCGGACACGCCCGGATTTTCGACGCTCGAGTTTCCCGAGATGGAGCCCGAGGCGTTGACGGAGGCGTTCCCGGAGTTCGCGGAGCTGTCGAACGGCTGCAAGTTCCGCGGCTGCCTCCACCTGAAAGAACCGGGCTGCCGCGTCCTGGAAGCGGTAGCGTCCGGCGAAGCGGACAAGCGGCGGTACGAGCATTACGCTGCGTTCGCGGTCGAGATCCGGGATAGAAAACGGAGGTATTGA